ACCCCCACCCCTCTTCCCCTGTTCCCCGTGGGGCCACCACAATGCTCCGGGAACAGTGGGCCGCACGTTCACCGCAGACCGTTTCCGGCCGGTTCCCAACCCCCTGGAATGACGGATTGAAGGCGGTAGCGCCGCCTTCGGGAAATGGAGAGACGCGTGGGCGTCGCCGACCGGCTTGACCCGCCGACAGCCAGGGCCGAAGCACCACCGCCCGAAGTGGAGAACGCCGGGGGGCGGACCGCAGGGCGGGCGCAGGGCATCGTGCTGCTGGCCGCGAGCACGCTGCCGATCCTCGGTGCGCTGCTGATCGCGCCGGTGCTGCCGAAAATCGAGGACGCGTTCGCCGACGTGTCCGGCGTCGAGGCGCTGGCGCCGATCGCGCTGTCGGTCCCGTCGCTGGCGATCGGCCTGCTCGCGCCGTTCGCGGGCCGCATCATCGACCGCGTCGGCCGGATCCGGCTGCTGCTCTGGGCCTTGCCGCTGTACGTGATCGCCGGCACCGCTCCGCTCTACCTGAACTCGCTGCCGGCGATCATCGGCAGCCGGGCGCTGCTCGGTGTCGCCGAGTCGGCGATCATGACCGCGTGCGTCACGCTGCTGGGTGACTACTACACCGGCAAGACGCGCGACCGGTACCTCTCGATCCAGGCGGTCGCCGCCGCGTTCGGCGCGGTGGTGTTCCTCGCCGTCGGTGGAGCGCTCGGCGAGAACGGCTGGCGGACACCGTTCTGGGTGTACCTGGTCGGGTTGGTGTTCCTCCCGCTGATGGCCTGGCTGCTGTTCCCGCCCACCGCGCCGGCGTCGCACCACCAGGCGTCCGGTTCCGGCGTCCAGTGGAGCCGGCTGACACCGCTGTTGGTGCTGACGTTCCTCGGCGCGATCGTGTTCTACGCGCTGCAGGTGCAGCTGAGCGTCGTCCTGGACGATCTGGGCGAGGGCAGCGGCGCGATCGGGGCGTCCGCGGCGATCGCGAACCTCGCGCTCGCGCTGGCCGCGGTCGGGTTCGGCGTGTTCAACCGGGGCCGCCCGAACGCGTTCCTGCTCGCCTCGCTGCTGCTCTCCGGCGGTGGTCTGGTGCTGCTGGCCTTCGGGTCGGACTGGCTGACGGTGACGCTCGGCGCGATCGTGGCTGGGGTTGGTGGCGGGTTCATGCTGCCGGCGCTGCTCATCGGCGTCACCAGCCGGGTGGACTACGCGAACCGCGGGACGGTGACCGGGGCGTGGACGGCGTCGTTCTTCCTCGGGCAATTCGTGTCGCCGATCGTGGTGAACGGGCTGGACGCCGGGAC
The window above is part of the Cryptosporangium minutisporangium genome. Proteins encoded here:
- a CDS encoding MFS transporter, whose product is MGVADRLDPPTARAEAPPPEVENAGGRTAGRAQGIVLLAASTLPILGALLIAPVLPKIEDAFADVSGVEALAPIALSVPSLAIGLLAPFAGRIIDRVGRIRLLLWALPLYVIAGTAPLYLNSLPAIIGSRALLGVAESAIMTACVTLLGDYYTGKTRDRYLSIQAVAAAFGAVVFLAVGGALGENGWRTPFWVYLVGLVFLPLMAWLLFPPTAPASHHQASGSGVQWSRLTPLLVLTFLGAIVFYALQVQLSVVLDDLGEGSGAIGASAAIANLALALAAVGFGVFNRGRPNAFLLASLLLSGGGLVLLAFGSDWLTVTLGAIVAGVGGGFMLPALLIGVTSRVDYANRGTVTGAWTASFFLGQFVSPIVVNGLDAGTGSLTTALKIVGVFGIALVVPALLIIRRTPLVTNASVLAGPVPAAVVESVELPPHEPEDGVRDATHAPDLTGRIDADTVKAVLAAQAAAKAASPAAATAVAAEAAPAAEAPTATEDDAPGFADAEPEPEDAVTDVVAVDPAPAVVAEADAPGIADAEPEPETNPAPKPEPGPEKITKS